In Methanosarcina siciliae T4/M, one genomic interval encodes:
- a CDS encoding IS110 family RNA-guided transposase: MYLNIGIDIAKDAHEACILDDEGKQIGRYIQIKNLKSSIEKFIERVESVSNRLNSIPRIGMEATGIYWYAIYSELSKHYEIHAYNPSQVKGFAAVNIRGSKTDKIDAKTIAAILQFGEAPKTCYGDKKRMELKEYCGFHFKLKSNVANLKKRLIRNVHLIFPRYDQMFSSIFTKTSIAILNEVPRPSDMLGMGEEKLYEFMKKTSRNHYSPEKTRKLLEMAKDSISPDFIEEALLFEVKSLLNLIEYMESQIKEVETRILAAWETLKDKHYLQTIPGISDLMAAMIWAELGDVENFQHPDQIVAFAGYDPKVKKSGNKEVISGPNKRGSRLLRWVLGRAVVQAKMHNPVIKQYFMKKISEGKHYNTALCAAAKKMIRIIWSVEKNKKPFQVPT, encoded by the coding sequence ATGTATTTGAACATCGGTATTGATATCGCTAAGGATGCTCATGAAGCCTGTATTTTGGACGATGAGGGTAAACAGATTGGAAGGTATATCCAAATCAAGAATTTAAAAAGCAGTATCGAGAAATTCATAGAACGTGTGGAATCAGTATCTAATAGATTAAATTCAATTCCTCGGATTGGAATGGAAGCTACGGGAATATACTGGTATGCCATATATTCGGAACTTTCAAAACACTATGAAATTCATGCCTACAATCCTTCTCAGGTAAAGGGGTTTGCAGCGGTCAACATTAGGGGATCAAAAACCGATAAAATCGATGCAAAAACAATTGCTGCGATACTTCAATTTGGGGAGGCGCCAAAAACCTGTTATGGCGATAAAAAAAGAATGGAATTGAAAGAATACTGTGGATTCCATTTCAAGTTGAAATCAAATGTGGCTAATCTAAAGAAGCGGTTAATACGTAACGTACATCTTATCTTTCCCCGATATGACCAGATGTTTTCCAGCATATTCACTAAAACATCTATAGCCATTCTAAATGAAGTACCAAGACCCTCAGATATGCTTGGAATGGGAGAGGAAAAGCTCTATGAGTTTATGAAAAAAACGAGCAGAAATCATTACAGTCCTGAGAAAACAAGAAAACTCTTAGAAATGGCGAAAGATTCAATTTCTCCTGACTTTATTGAGGAGGCTTTATTATTTGAGGTCAAGTCCTTGCTTAACCTGATTGAATACATGGAAAGCCAGATAAAAGAAGTGGAAACCAGGATTTTGGCTGCTTGGGAAACGTTGAAGGATAAGCATTACCTTCAGACAATTCCTGGAATTAGTGATTTAATGGCGGCTATGATCTGGGCGGAACTTGGAGACGTGGAGAACTTTCAACATCCAGACCAGATAGTCGCTTTTGCAGGATATGATCCAAAAGTAAAAAAGTCTGGGAACAAGGAAGTTATTTCAGGACCTAACAAAAGAGGATCAAGATTGTTAAGATGGGTTTTGGGGAGAGCTGTTGTGCAAGCAAAGATGCATAATCCGGTGATAAAGCAGTATTTCATGAAGAAAATAAGTGAGGGGAAACACTACAATACTGCACTTTGTGCGGCAGCTAAAAAGATGATAAGGATTATTTGGTCGGTAGAAAAGAATAAAAAACCTTTCCAAGTCCCGACATAA
- a CDS encoding Acg family FMN-binding oxidoreductase yields MHKVTFAVLGILVIGIFSLVMVDGAFLPKKYLEPWSGTYHTQFEDPRVQVLAHGVLAPNSHNLQSWRVVLEGENSFLLYVDPGRLSPKADPPGRQVTISQGTFLEYVGVAAGNLGYEAEMQLFPEGEYGPEGTATNLGSKPVARVILKETTRETEPESSILYKSMFVPDAYRVPYREMQLSKEDIETLEALSTENVTILIFQDPESLESLGNIVLRAAEVETGNDGIQKEGFELFRPNEWKKNEYRYGFSLDGQGLPAFNIHLMQGLISLFPFLNSPEVSGQSFLSQTESAVENTPAYALIITKGNSRTAQVEAGILYSRFLLAATDMGYAMQPMSQALEEYPEMAEIYMEIHEAYTGENETIQMLIRVGVPEKEVSPTMRLDVMDITEVSKATENSYIRL; encoded by the coding sequence ATGCATAAGGTTACATTTGCAGTTTTAGGTATTCTCGTAATCGGAATTTTTTCACTTGTTATGGTAGACGGAGCCTTTCTTCCGAAGAAATATCTTGAGCCATGGTCGGGGACCTATCACACACAGTTCGAAGACCCAAGGGTCCAGGTCCTGGCGCACGGGGTGCTTGCTCCGAATTCCCACAACCTGCAGTCCTGGAGAGTGGTACTTGAAGGAGAGAACAGCTTCCTCCTTTATGTTGACCCTGGCAGACTTAGCCCCAAAGCCGACCCTCCGGGCCGACAGGTTACCATCAGCCAGGGGACTTTCCTGGAATACGTCGGAGTTGCAGCGGGAAATCTGGGGTACGAAGCCGAAATGCAGCTTTTTCCGGAAGGGGAATACGGGCCGGAGGGCACTGCCACAAACCTGGGGAGCAAACCGGTTGCAAGAGTGATTCTTAAGGAAACTACCAGAGAAACTGAGCCTGAGTCTTCTATTCTCTATAAATCAATGTTTGTGCCTGACGCATACAGGGTTCCTTACAGAGAAATGCAGCTTTCTAAGGAAGATATTGAAACACTTGAAGCCCTGAGCACAGAAAATGTCACAATCCTGATTTTCCAGGACCCTGAAAGCCTTGAATCGCTCGGAAACATTGTTCTAAGGGCAGCAGAAGTTGAAACTGGAAACGATGGGATACAGAAGGAAGGCTTTGAGCTATTCAGGCCCAATGAATGGAAGAAAAATGAGTATAGGTACGGCTTCAGCCTGGATGGGCAGGGGCTCCCGGCCTTTAACATACATCTGATGCAGGGCCTGATCAGTCTCTTTCCTTTTTTGAATTCTCCAGAAGTATCGGGGCAATCCTTTCTCAGCCAGACGGAATCTGCAGTTGAAAATACGCCGGCATATGCTTTGATAATTACGAAGGGTAATAGCCGCACGGCACAGGTCGAAGCAGGAATCCTGTACAGCCGTTTCCTGCTCGCAGCTACGGATATGGGATACGCCATGCAGCCCATGAGCCAGGCTCTTGAAGAGTATCCTGAAATGGCTGAAATATATATGGAAATCCACGAGGCATATACAGGGGAAAACGAAACTATCCAGATGCTCATAAGGGTGGGAGTGCCGGAAAAAGAGGTCTCTCCGACGATGCGGCTTGATGTGATGGACATCACCGAAGTATCAAAAGCTACAGAAAATAGCTACATAAGGCTTTGA
- a CDS encoding ABC transporter permease, with translation MKLAKILKIALNMVKANRLRSWLTIIGIIIGIASVVAIVTTGEYFQEQVTETLEELGGDTITIVASTPFKISSEEAVGYEEDTVESSDGSLGATAEGGGETDNENSGPVVYEPVEEAELTRMDVFVLQRIPDIEYVNVNVEDGAELKLGSETTYVRVKGVDPGVWPEITNKNVGEGRMLEPGDRAVVVISNELAKNTFEREIRLNQMILLNGRSYRVIGILENSGGLLGGMGGLFGSSIYMPYQEAYSIPYSDEDMPERERDVYDSIEIKLYGGADYDSALEEIERKLRLSRKVTEDTQDFYVSSSKEAIESTQKLINGLTSFLAFIAGISLLVGSTGIANTMFTSVLEKTKEIGIMKAIGAKNRDIMLIFLCNAAMISLVGGIIGILLGTAAVQLILLLISVKMNVPFEFALSLKGTLIATLVSIIVGLIAGLVPAKNAAELKPVDALRYE, from the coding sequence ATGAAATTGGCAAAGATTTTGAAAATTGCCCTGAACATGGTCAAAGCCAATAGGCTGAGGAGCTGGCTGACCATTATAGGGATCATCATAGGCATTGCCTCGGTAGTGGCAATTGTTACGACAGGGGAATATTTCCAGGAGCAGGTGACCGAAACCCTGGAAGAGCTGGGAGGCGACACCATTACAATAGTGGCCTCCACTCCTTTTAAAATCTCGTCGGAAGAAGCTGTGGGATACGAAGAAGATACGGTCGAAAGCTCGGACGGGAGTTTGGGGGCGACTGCAGAAGGCGGAGGGGAAACGGATAACGAAAACTCCGGGCCTGTGGTATACGAACCCGTAGAAGAAGCCGAACTCACGAGAATGGACGTGTTTGTCCTCCAGAGAATCCCGGATATAGAGTATGTAAACGTCAATGTTGAAGACGGAGCGGAATTAAAATTAGGGAGCGAGACGACCTATGTCCGGGTTAAAGGTGTGGACCCCGGAGTCTGGCCTGAGATCACTAATAAGAATGTGGGAGAAGGGAGAATGCTGGAGCCCGGAGACCGGGCTGTTGTGGTTATTTCAAACGAACTCGCAAAAAATACCTTCGAGCGGGAGATCCGGCTCAACCAGATGATCCTTCTCAACGGCAGGTCCTACAGGGTAATCGGGATTCTGGAAAACAGCGGGGGGCTTCTCGGGGGGATGGGGGGGCTTTTTGGGAGCAGCATTTACATGCCCTATCAGGAGGCATACTCCATCCCGTATAGTGATGAGGATATGCCTGAAAGGGAAAGAGACGTCTACGACAGTATAGAAATAAAGCTCTATGGCGGGGCAGACTATGATTCCGCTCTTGAGGAGATTGAGCGTAAATTGAGACTCTCGAGAAAGGTTACCGAAGATACGCAGGATTTCTATGTTAGCTCCTCAAAAGAAGCGATTGAGAGCACTCAAAAATTGATTAACGGTCTTACATCGTTTTTAGCCTTCATTGCAGGAATTTCTCTCCTTGTAGGCTCCACAGGGATCGCAAACACAATGTTTACCTCGGTTCTTGAGAAGACAAAAGAGATCGGAATAATGAAGGCAATAGGGGCAAAAAATCGCGATATCATGCTGATTTTCCTCTGCAACGCCGCAATGATCAGCCTTGTGGGCGGAATAATAGGCATCCTGCTGGGTACGGCTGCAGTGCAATTGATTTTGCTCCTGATTTCCGTTAAAATGAACGTGCCTTTCGAATTTGCCCTCAGCCTGAAAGGTACCCTCATTGCAACCCTTGTCTCTATAATCGTAGGGCTTATTGCAGGGCTTGTGCCTGCAAAGAATGCGGCCGAACTGAAACCTGTGGATGCTCTGAGGTATGAGTGA
- a CDS encoding histidine kinase dimerization/phosphoacceptor domain -containing protein has product MDQLVSKNPNPVLRAGTDGSIFYSNKAAEPLLYIWDIGGQGKLPHSMETIIKRVVSRNDPEKIEVKVGKKLYLIDFQPVPEKEFVNIYGLDISEQKKLGKKLSIKEKQYDALYTLGKMAFKCENLQAFMDKSVKLIAKTLNLEFCKILELTPNGNFLLKAGIGWKPGLVGKAVVEGGKSSQAGYTIFSKVPVIVRDFAEENRFEAPEILSSHNIASGVSVIIGDVEKPFGVLGAHSTKKRKFTAAETYFLNSVALVIAEVIEHRQVVEELNKYREHLEELVKERTSELTETNKQLFSEISVRKQVEKDLQNNICFLETILDAIPSPVFYRNLAGIYQGCNEMFAKHVLGLPKEKVIGHSMYEFREQYSEETLNTSIYYDRILLGGGKSLPHELKIKCADGKVRNFLSHKAIYSNIAGEVIGIVGVMLDITERKKAEETLLKTEEIRKKEIHHRIKNNLQVISSLLSLQAEYFSDLKVKESFKDSQNRVISMSLIHEELYKTRETVDVETFDFKAYIQKLANELFRSYLVGSEDIRLKLDVESAFLGMDTGIPLGIIVNELVSNSLKHAFPEGRSGEIQIKLHHTGSIQKKGCNGHLGNCEISEFLLTVSDNGIGFPEDFDLKSTFSLGLQLVNILVEQIEGNIELGRGKGTEFRIKFREQGSKEKCENGKNENNVSF; this is encoded by the coding sequence ATGGATCAGTTAGTATCTAAGAATCCGAATCCCGTGCTTCGGGCAGGGACTGACGGGAGTATTTTTTATTCAAATAAGGCAGCTGAGCCTTTACTGTATATCTGGGATATTGGAGGACAAGGGAAATTACCTCATTCTATGGAAACCATTATTAAAAGAGTTGTTTCCAGGAATGACCCCGAAAAAATAGAAGTCAAAGTGGGTAAAAAATTGTATCTCATAGACTTCCAGCCCGTGCCAGAAAAGGAATTTGTAAACATTTACGGGCTTGATATAAGTGAACAGAAAAAACTGGGAAAAAAACTCAGTATCAAAGAAAAACAATATGATGCTCTTTATACCCTTGGAAAAATGGCTTTTAAATGCGAAAACCTTCAGGCCTTTATGGATAAAAGTGTAAAACTGATCGCAAAGACCCTGAACCTTGAATTTTGCAAAATCCTTGAACTTACCCCCAATGGAAATTTCCTGCTCAAAGCAGGTATCGGCTGGAAACCCGGACTTGTGGGAAAAGCCGTTGTGGAAGGAGGAAAATCATCTCAGGCAGGATATACTATTTTTTCAAAGGTTCCTGTAATTGTAAGGGACTTTGCAGAAGAAAACCGCTTTGAAGCCCCGGAAATCCTGAGCTCCCACAACATTGCAAGCGGGGTGAGCGTCATTATAGGAGATGTGGAAAAACCCTTCGGAGTACTGGGAGCCCATTCCACAAAGAAAAGAAAGTTTACTGCGGCTGAGACCTACTTTTTAAACTCTGTTGCCCTTGTGATTGCGGAGGTTATCGAGCACAGGCAAGTTGTAGAAGAATTAAATAAGTACAGGGAACACTTGGAAGAGCTCGTTAAAGAAAGGACTTCTGAGCTTACAGAAACAAATAAACAGCTGTTCAGTGAGATCTCGGTCCGCAAACAGGTGGAAAAAGACCTTCAAAACAACATATGCTTCCTTGAAACAATACTTGACGCCATCCCCTCTCCTGTATTTTATAGAAACCTTGCAGGCATCTACCAGGGCTGCAATGAAATGTTTGCAAAGCATGTCCTTGGCCTTCCGAAAGAAAAAGTAATAGGACACTCCATGTACGAATTTAGAGAACAGTACTCGGAAGAAACGCTTAACACTTCCATCTATTATGACAGGATACTCCTGGGGGGAGGAAAAAGCCTACCTCATGAATTGAAAATAAAGTGTGCAGACGGAAAGGTACGGAATTTTCTCTCCCACAAAGCCATTTACAGCAATATTGCCGGGGAAGTAATCGGAATTGTGGGTGTCATGCTTGATATTACCGAACGCAAAAAAGCAGAAGAAACCCTTTTAAAAACGGAGGAAATCAGGAAAAAAGAGATCCATCATAGAATTAAAAATAACCTTCAGGTAATCTCATCCCTGCTCAGCCTTCAGGCCGAATATTTCAGTGATCTAAAGGTAAAAGAATCCTTCAAAGACAGCCAGAACCGGGTCATCTCAATGTCCCTGATCCATGAGGAACTGTATAAAACAAGAGAAACTGTGGATGTCGAAACCTTCGATTTTAAAGCATATATCCAGAAACTGGCGAATGAACTTTTCAGGTCATACCTGGTAGGAAGTGAAGATATTCGCTTAAAACTGGATGTGGAAAGTGCATTTCTCGGGATGGATACCGGGATTCCCCTGGGGATTATTGTCAATGAGCTTGTATCTAACTCTTTAAAGCATGCTTTTCCCGAAGGAAGAAGTGGAGAAATCCAGATCAAACTCCACCATACAGGCAGCATTCAGAAGAAAGGTTGTAACGGGCATCTCGGAAACTGTGAAATCTCAGAGTTCTTGCTTACAGTTTCGGATAACGGCATCGGCTTTCCTGAGGATTTTGATTTAAAAAGTACCTTTTCTCTCGGACTTCAACTTGTAAATATCCTTGTAGAGCAGATTGAAGGCAACATCGAACTTGGAAGAGGAAAAGGGACAGAATTCCGGATTAAATTCAGAGAACAGGGGAGCAAAGAAAAGTGCGAAAACGGGAAAAACGAAAATAACGTATCTTTTTAA
- a CDS encoding phosphate-starvation-inducible PsiE family protein, translating into MDSIKLFKQVTDVITTVILYILLLALILGMAKTLLEIRFIIFESLESGFNHMVTSVLTVFIVIDLFKAFVDYHEHDRIKLTDITDATILIVLREIAVGLYSQKFGYEFILSLAVLLLVLGIIRVLAVKYSPAKIQVPSTPVKEEEEEVQPLKTGLNALLDRCSSGPERN; encoded by the coding sequence ATGGATAGTATAAAGTTATTTAAGCAGGTTACGGATGTTATAACCACAGTCATCCTTTACATACTGCTTCTGGCTTTAATTCTGGGAATGGCAAAAACCTTACTTGAGATCCGCTTCATAATTTTTGAGTCCCTTGAAAGCGGCTTCAACCACATGGTAACAAGTGTACTGACAGTTTTCATTGTTATAGACCTTTTCAAAGCCTTTGTCGATTACCACGAACACGATAGGATCAAACTCACGGATATAACGGATGCCACGATCCTGATAGTCCTGCGGGAGATCGCCGTAGGTCTTTATTCCCAGAAGTTCGGGTATGAATTTATTCTGAGCCTCGCCGTTCTGCTGCTTGTGCTCGGCATAATAAGAGTACTCGCGGTCAAATACTCCCCTGCAAAAATCCAGGTACCTTCTACCCCTGTAAAAGAAGAAGAAGAAGAAGTGCAGCCTTTAAAAACAGGCCTTAATGCCCTGCTTGACCGCTGCAGTTCCGGGCCCGAAAGAAATTAA
- a CDS encoding endonuclease III domain-containing protein — MKKNIQNLSSGKTLSEPVIRTIYGFLLDSYGPQGWWPLIELHDGNGTNPTKTGAIRGYHPGDYTYPHTESQQFEIICGALLTQNTNWQQVEKALINLRQTDSLSPEGILSTDMENLKAAIKSAGYYNQKAIRLKILADWFTDLKSRTPEREELLSLKGVGPETADSILLYAFKQPSFVVDAYTRRVVSNLGLAEEKAKYSEIKALFEENVPGDPVIYQEYHALLVEHAKRYYQKKISYSRCPLLRLVSD, encoded by the coding sequence ATGAAGAAAAATATTCAGAATCTCAGTTCCGGAAAGACTTTGAGTGAACCTGTTATCCGGACTATTTACGGCTTCCTCCTTGATTCATACGGGCCTCAGGGCTGGTGGCCCCTCATAGAACTGCATGATGGAAACGGGACAAATCCCACAAAAACAGGAGCCATCCGGGGGTATCATCCAGGAGATTATACCTATCCGCATACCGAAAGCCAGCAGTTTGAGATTATCTGCGGGGCTCTGCTTACACAGAATACGAACTGGCAGCAGGTTGAAAAAGCCCTTATCAACCTCAGGCAAACGGACTCCCTTTCTCCGGAAGGAATCCTTTCCACTGACATGGAAAACTTAAAGGCAGCCATAAAGTCCGCAGGCTATTATAACCAGAAAGCAATTCGTCTCAAAATTCTTGCAGATTGGTTCACGGATTTGAAAAGCCGAACGCCTGAAAGGGAAGAATTGCTCTCGCTAAAAGGGGTTGGACCCGAAACTGCCGACTCTATTCTGCTTTATGCCTTTAAACAGCCCTCATTTGTGGTTGATGCATACACCAGAAGAGTTGTGAGCAACCTTGGCCTGGCTGAGGAGAAAGCGAAGTATTCTGAAATCAAGGCCCTGTTTGAAGAGAATGTGCCGGGAGACCCGGTTATCTATCAGGAATATCATGCCCTTCTTGTGGAACATGCAAAGAGGTATTATCAAAAGAAAATCAGTTATTCAAGATGTCCACTTCTAAGGCTTGTTTCGGACTGA